A section of the Xylanivirga thermophila genome encodes:
- a CDS encoding dihydroorotate dehydrogenase electron transfer subunit produces MNKTEICTILSNTQIAQGIFKMGIKSRNICKEAIPGQFLHVQIPHDSSLILRRPISINDIDMEEERVDIVYQLVGKGTNILSTLQAGDCINVLGPLGNGFIQPKTYNNIYIIGGGCGVAPLKFFVNKHKDKHLSCFLGYRNRESSYQIEDFQMMSSDVRICTDDGSLGYKGFVNDILSEALNYTDADLIVACGPIPMLVGIQALSNRYDIPCQISLEERMGCGVGGCLVCVCKIKASTPEGWTYKKVCTDGPVFWAKEVVLADE; encoded by the coding sequence ATGAATAAAACTGAAATATGCACTATTTTATCTAATACACAAATAGCCCAAGGTATATTCAAAATGGGTATTAAGAGTAGAAATATATGTAAAGAAGCTATACCTGGACAATTTTTACATGTACAGATACCTCATGATAGCTCCCTTATTCTAAGAAGACCCATAAGTATAAATGATATAGATATGGAAGAGGAAAGGGTGGATATAGTATATCAGTTGGTAGGAAAAGGTACTAATATTTTATCAACATTACAAGCAGGAGATTGTATAAATGTGCTTGGGCCGCTTGGAAACGGATTTATACAACCGAAAACGTATAACAATATATATATAATAGGTGGAGGTTGTGGAGTAGCTCCATTAAAATTCTTTGTAAACAAACATAAAGACAAACACCTATCCTGCTTTTTAGGATATCGAAATAGAGAATCGTCCTACCAAATTGAAGATTTTCAAATGATGTCAAGTGATGTACGCATATGTACGGATGATGGGAGCCTAGGATACAAGGGGTTTGTAAATGACATATTAAGTGAAGCACTAAATTATACTGATGCTGACCTCATAGTAGCATGTGGACCTATTCCCATGTTAGTAGGGATACAAGCATTATCAAACCGATATGATATACCTTGTCAAATATCATTGGAAGAGCGCATGGGATGTGGTGTAGGCGGGTGTCTAGTATGTGTATGTAAAATAAAAGCTTCTACTCCTGAAGGTTGGACTTATAAAAAAGTATGTACCGATGGACCTGTATTTTGGGCAAAAGAGGTGGTGTTAGCTGATGAATAA
- a CDS encoding dihydroorotate dehydrogenase, with protein sequence MNNLNVEICGIKLKNPIIAASGTFGFGIEYKDYVDLNKIGAIAVKGLTLKPKAGNPPPRIAETPSGILNSVGLQNPGVDYFIQNELPKLSEYDVPIIANINGSTIDEYCQVAQKLNDQPISFIELNISCPNVKEGGAAFGARPESIYKVTKDVKSCTKKPLIVKLTPNTTNIGENAAAAEEGGADSISLVNTFLGMAIDAKSRRPILANITGGLSGPAIKPLALRMVWEANRAVSIPVIGMGGIMNGEDVVEFLLAGATAVMVGTANLVTPNACIRILDELSRYMIDNSIKDISELINGIIIN encoded by the coding sequence ATGAATAACCTAAATGTTGAAATATGCGGCATAAAGCTTAAAAACCCAATAATAGCTGCTTCCGGAACTTTTGGGTTTGGAATAGAGTATAAGGACTATGTAGATTTAAATAAGATAGGTGCAATAGCAGTAAAAGGATTAACCTTAAAACCAAAGGCAGGTAATCCTCCACCACGTATTGCAGAAACTCCATCTGGTATTTTAAACAGCGTAGGACTTCAAAATCCGGGGGTAGATTATTTCATTCAAAATGAGCTGCCTAAATTATCAGAATATGATGTTCCAATAATAGCAAATATAAACGGGAGTACCATAGATGAGTACTGCCAAGTAGCACAAAAGCTCAACGATCAGCCGATTAGCTTCATAGAGCTTAATATATCATGCCCAAATGTAAAAGAAGGTGGTGCAGCCTTTGGAGCACGTCCAGAGAGTATATATAAGGTAACAAAGGATGTAAAATCATGCACTAAAAAACCTCTTATTGTAAAACTTACACCTAATACTACAAACATAGGAGAAAATGCGGCTGCAGCAGAAGAGGGAGGAGCTGATTCCATCTCTCTAGTAAATACGTTTTTAGGTATGGCAATAGATGCAAAAAGCCGTAGACCTATACTAGCAAATATAACAGGTGGTCTATCAGGTCCTGCTATAAAGCCCCTAGCACTTCGCATGGTATGGGAGGCCAACAGAGCAGTTAGCATACCTGTAATCGGAATGGGAGGTATTATGAATGGCGAAGATGTAGTAGAGTTTTTGCTGGCGGGAGCCACAGCAGTTATGGTAGGCACTGCTAATCTAGTAACCCCTAATGCATGTATTAGGATATTAGATGAGTTGAGCCGGTATATGATTGATAATAGCATAAAGGATATAAGCGAATTAATAAATGGAATTATTATAAATTAA
- the pyrE gene encoding orotate phosphoribosyltransferase: MNQERVLEIFKQTGVLMEGHFLLTSGRHSDQYLQCAKVFQYPEYTEELSIALSKHFKNLKIDIVIGPAIGGIIFAYEMARCLNAKAMFAERQEGDMVLRRGFDIPEGTNVLIVEDVVTTGGSVKEVIELVKGYKGNVAGVATLVDRSNGTVEFGAEYRAAITLDVKSYTPENCPICKSDIPLVKPGSRSFLR; this comes from the coding sequence ATAAATCAAGAAAGGGTACTTGAAATATTTAAACAAACCGGTGTTTTGATGGAAGGACATTTTTTATTGACATCTGGCAGACATAGCGATCAATATTTGCAATGTGCAAAGGTGTTTCAATACCCAGAATATACAGAAGAGTTATCTATTGCATTATCTAAACATTTTAAAAACCTAAAAATAGATATAGTAATTGGACCAGCCATAGGAGGTATAATCTTTGCATACGAAATGGCCAGATGTTTAAACGCAAAGGCAATGTTTGCCGAAAGACAAGAAGGTGATATGGTTCTTAGAAGGGGTTTTGATATACCTGAAGGTACTAATGTTTTAATAGTTGAAGATGTTGTAACCACTGGAGGATCTGTTAAAGAAGTAATAGAACTGGTAAAAGGATACAAAGGTAATGTGGCGGGAGTAGCTACACTAGTTGACAGAAGTAATGGTACAGTAGAATTTGGAGCAGAGTATAGGGCAGCCATCACATTAGATGTAAAATCCTATACACCTGAAAACTGCCCTATATGCAAATCCGATATACCTTTAGTAAAGCCTGGCAGCAGATCATTCCTTCGATAA
- a CDS encoding Rqc2 family fibronectin-binding protein, translating to MALDGVMLSCIITELKAKLLGGKVEKVYQPERDEINIVIRCGGKNYKLLMSASANNARIHITGTSKINPQVAPAFCMVLRKHILSGKIVDIVQPNFERIVEIHIQSINELGDMSIKKLIIEIMGKHSNIILVNEENKIIDCIRHVTSDMSRIREVLPGNEYVYPPARGKISPINMNRDTLINILFQDKNQDKKLDNVIFQSFAGVSKITAKEIVYRAVGNSNMLIIKELNDNDKENAVNSFLNFFKEVSEEHFAPFILQDSNNAQKDILPFFYEQYDLKMQIAVNSPSEAIEQLYANKDKIDRLKQHSSNLYKIIRTHLDRCYKKLDIQYNELKEAKKSSLYKLWGELLTANIYQIHQGIDSIELINYYDEAGKKEKIPLDRGKTPAQNAALYYKKYNKLKTASKMVSKQLAENKKEIEYLENQLHNLEKCTEYDELEEIKEELISQGYIKKKVKNIRKRQNTKISKPYHFISSDGFDIFVGKNNIQNDYLTLKIASGRDIWLHVKTIPGSHVIIKTNGEEVPDKTLLEAAHLAAFFSKGRLSSNVAVDYCPKKNVKKPNAAKPGMVIYDIYNTIYVTPDEDLIKHLSKE from the coding sequence ATGGCCTTAGACGGTGTGATGTTATCATGTATAATTACTGAATTAAAAGCTAAATTATTAGGTGGTAAAGTAGAAAAAGTATATCAGCCGGAGCGGGATGAGATAAATATTGTTATACGATGTGGAGGAAAAAATTACAAATTACTTATGTCAGCAAGTGCAAACAATGCCAGAATTCATATAACAGGAACAAGCAAAATAAATCCGCAAGTGGCTCCTGCATTTTGTATGGTACTACGCAAACATATATTAAGTGGTAAAATAGTGGATATAGTTCAACCAAATTTTGAAAGAATAGTGGAGATTCATATCCAAAGTATAAATGAATTAGGAGATATGTCGATAAAGAAGCTTATAATAGAGATAATGGGAAAACACAGTAATATTATTCTAGTGAATGAAGAAAATAAAATTATAGACTGTATAAGGCATGTAACTAGCGATATGAGCAGAATAAGGGAAGTTTTGCCAGGAAATGAATATGTATATCCTCCTGCCCGGGGAAAGATAAGCCCTATAAATATGAATAGGGATACATTGATCAATATATTATTTCAGGATAAAAACCAAGATAAAAAACTCGATAATGTTATTTTTCAATCTTTTGCGGGTGTTTCTAAAATCACAGCGAAGGAAATCGTATACAGGGCGGTAGGAAATAGTAACATGCTAATTATCAAAGAACTAAACGATAATGATAAAGAAAATGCAGTAAACAGCTTTTTAAATTTTTTCAAGGAAGTTTCTGAAGAACATTTCGCTCCGTTTATATTGCAAGATTCCAATAACGCACAAAAGGATATACTGCCTTTCTTTTACGAACAGTATGATTTAAAAATGCAAATTGCTGTAAATAGTCCGTCAGAAGCTATAGAACAGCTTTATGCCAATAAGGATAAGATCGATAGATTAAAGCAACATTCATCAAATTTATATAAGATTATAAGGACGCATCTAGACAGGTGCTATAAAAAGCTTGATATACAATATAATGAATTGAAGGAGGCAAAGAAAAGTAGTCTATATAAATTATGGGGTGAACTTTTAACGGCAAATATATATCAAATACATCAGGGAATTGATAGTATAGAACTTATAAACTATTATGATGAAGCAGGAAAAAAAGAAAAAATTCCTTTAGATAGGGGAAAAACTCCCGCCCAAAACGCTGCTCTATACTATAAAAAATATAACAAATTAAAAACCGCCAGCAAAATGGTATCTAAGCAGCTTGCTGAAAATAAGAAAGAGATAGAGTATTTAGAAAACCAGTTGCATAATCTGGAAAAATGCACTGAATATGATGAACTTGAGGAGATAAAAGAAGAGCTTATATCCCAAGGATACATTAAAAAGAAAGTGAAGAATATAAGAAAACGACAAAATACAAAGATATCAAAGCCATATCATTTTATATCTTCAGATGGTTTTGATATCTTTGTAGGTAAAAACAATATACAAAATGACTATCTTACATTAAAAATAGCAAGCGGTAGAGATATTTGGTTACATGTAAAAACCATACCTGGTTCCCATGTAATAATAAAAACTAATGGTGAGGAAGTGCCAGATAAAACATTATTGGAAGCTGCACATCTTGCTGCTTTCTTTAGCAAGGGTCGTTTATCTAGCAATGTAGCAGTAGATTATTGTCCTAAGAAAAATGTAAAAAAACCAAATGCTGCTAAACCCGGTATGGTAATATACGATATATATAATACCATCTACGTAACTCCTGATGAAGACTTAATAAAACATTTATCGAAGGAATGA
- a CDS encoding GerMN domain-containing protein, translated as MYSRKTIFIISIMLLTIMFLGGCKSSQKNNLDSETPDGNVLTNNIQDDKQDTNLRETILYYQNDDGYLVPVMRKIPWEEGIAKAALSYMMDTKEQQKDLMAMGLKALMPGNTEINGLSIKDGLAKIDFKNDTVQFENPVSESNMVQGIVLTLCEFPAIDKVQFMFDGKIKQSMKNGTDVSKPLAPQDINLEMGQNIKNGEGKLTVFFHSTSDTQYDYLVPVTRIISASELALDTAIGELLKGPKSSNVLKMDIPQGTKLLDTKIENGTAYINFNKEFSALGNEPRSEAIVMKSIAMTAKQFSGVDYVKIMVDGKEYEGVEQLNLPTFANEY; from the coding sequence TTGTATAGCAGAAAGACTATATTTATTATTTCCATAATGTTATTAACTATTATGTTTTTAGGAGGATGTAAGTCATCACAAAAGAATAATTTAGATAGTGAAACTCCAGATGGTAATGTGTTAACTAATAACATCCAGGATGATAAACAAGATACAAATCTTAGAGAAACGATATTATATTATCAAAATGACGATGGTTATCTTGTCCCAGTAATGCGTAAAATTCCTTGGGAAGAAGGTATTGCAAAAGCTGCCCTATCCTATATGATGGATACTAAAGAACAGCAAAAAGATCTCATGGCAATGGGACTTAAGGCGTTAATGCCTGGAAATACGGAGATAAACGGTCTATCAATAAAAGATGGTTTAGCAAAAATTGATTTTAAGAATGATACTGTTCAATTTGAAAATCCAGTATCTGAAAGTAACATGGTGCAGGGTATAGTACTCACTCTATGTGAATTTCCTGCAATTGACAAAGTGCAATTTATGTTTGATGGTAAGATAAAGCAAAGTATGAAAAATGGAACGGATGTAAGCAAACCTCTTGCTCCTCAAGATATAAATTTAGAAATGGGGCAAAATATAAAAAATGGAGAAGGAAAACTTACAGTGTTTTTCCACAGCACATCAGATACACAATATGACTATCTTGTGCCCGTAACTAGGATAATATCAGCATCTGAGCTTGCCCTAGATACAGCTATCGGAGAATTGTTAAAGGGGCCTAAAAGTAGCAATGTATTAAAAATGGATATCCCACAGGGTACAAAACTATTAGATACAAAAATAGAAAACGGAACAGCATACATAAACTTCAATAAGGAATTTAGTGCCTTGGGAAATGAGCCTAGAAGTGAAGCTATTGTAATGAAATCTATTGCTATGACTGCAAAACAATTCTCCGGCGTTGATTATGTTAAAATTATGGTTGATGGTAAAGAATATGAAGGTGTAGAGCAGCTAAATCTACCTACATTTGCGAATGAATATTAG
- a CDS encoding XTP/dITP diphosphatase yields MEIVVATHNQGKLSEIKHIFKDLPITILSLKDLGISIDTVEDQISFEGNAIKKAMETMKLTNKITLADDSGLEVEALGGQPGIYSARFAGPNANDEQNNIKLLKMLENTPIKKRKAQFRCCMALVYPSGKIITTNGICHGKIGFKPVGNNGFGYDPLFIVDGLEKTFAELPDGQKNLISHRAIALKELRNVLFEELKS; encoded by the coding sequence ATGGAAATAGTAGTAGCTACGCACAATCAAGGGAAGTTAAGTGAAATTAAGCATATATTTAAGGATCTACCCATAACAATACTAAGTCTAAAAGATTTAGGCATTAGCATCGATACTGTTGAAGACCAAATATCATTTGAAGGAAATGCAATCAAAAAGGCTATGGAAACTATGAAATTAACAAATAAGATTACCTTAGCAGATGATTCTGGTCTAGAGGTGGAAGCACTTGGTGGACAACCAGGTATTTATTCAGCAAGATTTGCAGGCCCTAATGCAAATGATGAACAGAATAATATAAAACTACTTAAAATGCTTGAAAATACACCTATTAAAAAACGTAAAGCTCAATTTAGATGCTGTATGGCATTGGTATATCCTAGTGGAAAAATAATAACAACAAATGGAATATGCCATGGAAAAATAGGATTTAAACCTGTGGGTAATAATGGATTTGGCTATGATCCACTCTTCATTGTAGATGGTCTAGAAAAAACTTTTGCAGAATTACCTGACGGTCAAAAAAATCTAATAAGCCATAGAGCTATCGCACTAAAAGAATTGCGTAATGTTTTATTCGAAGAATTAAAATCTTAA
- a CDS encoding metallophosphoesterase yields the protein MKIAIISDTHGKQLSLRNILNKVKDVDRIFHLGDFVKDAAYIQNTVNVPIDYVKGNCDYDSNTDYSKIIELEGKRFFLTHGHLYDGAHNFNKMLNTAKRSNIDVFLFGHTHIPKIEHIEDKLFINPGSPSQPRGGYRPTIAIIELVNQNITPWIVNV from the coding sequence ATGAAAATAGCAATAATTAGTGACACACACGGCAAACAATTGTCCTTAAGAAATATACTAAATAAAGTAAAAGATGTAGACAGGATATTTCATTTAGGCGATTTTGTAAAAGATGCAGCGTATATACAAAATACCGTAAATGTACCAATAGATTATGTAAAAGGTAATTGTGATTATGATAGTAATACCGACTATTCTAAAATAATAGAATTAGAAGGAAAACGTTTTTTCCTCACCCATGGTCATCTATATGATGGAGCACATAATTTCAATAAAATGCTTAATACTGCAAAAAGATCAAACATAGACGTTTTTTTATTTGGGCATACACATATTCCTAAGATAGAACATATAGAGGATAAGCTGTTTATAAATCCCGGCAGTCCTTCTCAACCAAGGGGAGGGTATAGACCAACAATAGCCATTATAGAGTTAGTTAACCAAAATATAACCCCTTGGATTGTTAATGTGTAA